One genomic segment of Virgibacillus doumboii includes these proteins:
- a CDS encoding transposase — MGRKRRMWIPDYYYHVVCRGNRRDALFKDDGDFKTFLFILQTVNKKTPFELSSYCLMTNHYHLQMRSREQPISKVMSLLNKRYADYYNTKNGLTGHVFEKRYFDKIINTELSMLEVSRYIHLNPFAAGMVTRPEDYRWSSYRYYLHTSRAPMLNMEVVLGCFSGNGEEKRRKYREYVVEEMKVK, encoded by the coding sequence ATGGGAAGGAAAAGGCGAATGTGGATTCCGGATTACTATTACCATGTTGTTTGCCGGGGTAACCGCCGGGATGCCCTTTTTAAAGATGACGGTGATTTTAAAACATTCCTCTTCATACTTCAGACGGTTAACAAGAAAACCCCTTTTGAACTGTCCTCTTATTGTTTGATGACCAACCACTATCACCTGCAAATGCGCTCCAGGGAACAACCGATTTCTAAAGTGATGTCCCTCTTAAATAAGCGATATGCCGATTACTACAATACAAAGAACGGTCTTACTGGTCACGTATTTGAGAAACGATATTTTGATAAGATCATAAATACTGAACTAAGCATGCTTGAGGTCAGTCGTTATATCCATTTGAATCCGTTTGCTGCAGGCATGGTGACAAGACCGGAAGATTATCGATGGAGCAGCTACCGCTATTACTTGCACACTTCCAGGGCTCCTATGCTGAACATGGAAGTTGTACTTGGGTGTTTTTCTGGTAATGGGGAAGAGAAACGGAGGAAGTATAGGGAGTATGTAGTAGAAGAAATGAAGGTGAAATGA
- a CDS encoding Gfo/Idh/MocA family protein, with product MLKVVVIGTGSMGETHLNAWSDMSDVEIVAIFGRKLVKTNQLAQKYNCKAASSFEEIIETEDFNLVDICLPTFLHKEFVKKAAFAKKDIICEKPLGLNVRECMEMKDLCEANNVRLFPAHVLRFFPEYRQIHDQLREGTIGRPTLAHLSRGGPYPASPDSWYSNPDYSGGVILDLIIHDIDWLLWTFGKVKQVSAVRINQTLHNQPLEYALVTLRFENDMIATINASWGHFKEFGTSVEITGDEGIVALNNRADVSNKVEGVTLPDFEEDKNPYQIQLEHFKDCIVSGKEPDITLNEAIEAVKICETAINSAKEKTFTAL from the coding sequence ATGCTTAAAGTTGTTGTTATTGGAACAGGATCTATGGGGGAAACACATCTTAACGCTTGGAGTGATATGAGTGATGTGGAGATTGTAGCAATTTTTGGGCGGAAACTTGTAAAAACAAATCAATTAGCGCAGAAGTATAATTGTAAAGCCGCTTCATCTTTTGAGGAGATAATAGAAACAGAGGACTTTAATCTGGTGGATATTTGTCTTCCTACTTTTTTACATAAGGAGTTTGTAAAAAAGGCAGCTTTTGCTAAAAAGGATATCATTTGTGAGAAGCCCCTTGGACTCAATGTTCGGGAATGTATGGAAATGAAGGATTTATGTGAGGCAAATAATGTGAGATTGTTTCCGGCGCATGTATTGCGTTTCTTTCCTGAGTACAGACAAATTCATGATCAGTTAAGGGAAGGTACCATTGGAAGGCCGACTTTGGCACATTTAAGTCGGGGAGGCCCTTATCCTGCCAGTCCTGATAGTTGGTACAGTAATCCGGATTACAGCGGCGGCGTTATTTTAGACTTGATCATTCATGATATAGACTGGTTATTATGGACCTTTGGAAAAGTTAAGCAGGTTTCAGCTGTACGAATCAATCAAACCTTACATAATCAGCCGTTAGAGTATGCGTTGGTAACATTAAGATTTGAAAACGATATGATCGCAACGATAAATGCTTCCTGGGGTCATTTTAAAGAATTTGGAACATCTGTTGAAATTACTGGGGATGAAGGGATAGTAGCTTTAAATAATCGAGCAGATGTTTCGAATAAAGTGGAGGGTGTTACACTACCTGATTTTGAGGAGGATAAAAATCCATATCAGATCCAGTTAGAGCATTTTAAGGATTGTATCGTTTCTGGTAAAGAACCGGATATCACTCTGAATGAGGCAATCGAAGCAGTAAAAATATGCGAAACGGCGATTAATTCGGCCAAAGAAAAAACATTCACTGCTTTATAA
- a CDS encoding CaiB/BaiF CoA transferase family protein, producing the protein MDLPLQSIRVLDLTRLLPGPYCTMLLADFGAEVIKIEDPNTGDYARIYEPKLDEDSALFHSLNRNKKSVSINLKSKEGKEDFLRLAESADVVVESFRPGVMERLGLGYETLKNINLGLIYCAVTGYGQTGPYANRPGHDINYLSYAGLLNLMGEKKSSPVIPATQIADIGGGAFPAAVGILLALFEREKSGEGQFVDVSMMDGVVSWLQTVLPGYLSANAVPKRGEQMLDGGRACYAIYETKDARYLSVGALEPKFWAKFCSVIERDDFIPLLEAPLQEQYRLKYEIQTIISGKTLSEWLELFSDIEACVSPVLNFEEVIKDPQVLAREMIKTVNHSTMGPLKQIGTPIKLSRTPGEIRREAPKLGESTDDLLG; encoded by the coding sequence ATGGATTTGCCGCTGCAATCAATTCGTGTTCTTGATTTAACCCGTTTGTTGCCGGGTCCTTACTGTACTATGCTGCTGGCGGATTTCGGCGCGGAGGTTATTAAAATTGAAGATCCAAATACCGGTGATTACGCAAGAATCTATGAACCGAAGCTTGACGAGGACAGCGCTCTTTTCCATTCGCTCAACCGGAACAAAAAAAGTGTCAGTATAAATTTGAAATCTAAAGAAGGAAAGGAAGACTTTCTTCGCTTGGCTGAAAGTGCCGATGTGGTTGTTGAATCGTTTCGTCCGGGTGTGATGGAGCGGCTTGGCCTGGGTTACGAGACTTTGAAAAACATAAACCTCGGACTTATTTATTGTGCTGTTACAGGTTACGGACAAACCGGACCATATGCAAACAGACCTGGCCATGATATCAATTATCTGAGTTATGCGGGATTGCTGAATTTAATGGGTGAAAAGAAAAGTAGTCCGGTAATTCCGGCAACACAAATTGCTGATATCGGCGGGGGTGCATTCCCGGCTGCAGTGGGCATCTTGCTTGCTTTGTTCGAAAGAGAAAAATCCGGAGAGGGGCAATTTGTTGATGTTTCCATGATGGATGGAGTTGTTTCCTGGTTGCAAACCGTTCTTCCTGGTTACTTATCAGCCAATGCTGTTCCAAAACGTGGTGAGCAAATGCTTGATGGCGGAAGGGCATGCTATGCAATCTATGAAACGAAAGATGCACGCTATCTATCTGTGGGTGCTTTGGAACCAAAGTTTTGGGCGAAATTTTGCAGTGTTATAGAAAGAGATGATTTTATCCCGTTGCTCGAAGCGCCATTACAAGAACAATATCGCCTGAAATATGAAATCCAAACAATTATATCCGGAAAAACACTATCAGAATGGCTCGAATTATTTTCTGATATAGAAGCTTGTGTGTCACCGGTATTAAATTTTGAAGAGGTTATTAAGGATCCACAGGTTTTAGCGCGTGAGATGATTAAAACTGTGAATCATTCAACAATGGGTCCGCTAAAACAAATTGGAACCCCCATCAAATTATCCAGAACTCCCGGTGAAATTCGCAGAGAGGCTCCGAAATTGGGAGAGAGTACTGATGATTTGTTGGGGTAG
- a CDS encoding threonine ammonia-lyase — protein MITLKNIQHADEQISDIINDTPILSSTELSSICGNKIFLKSEHLQKTGSFKIRGATNKVKQVVKEGATYVTAASSGNHGQAVAYIANTFGIPATIVVPEDASVSKMKAIQAYNGKIKKCGTTSAERIPKAKELAAEKKGVFIPPYDDPYIIAGQGTVGLEILKEIDDVDIVVVPVGGGGLISGILTAIKQTKPHVKVIGVEPEIAHDTFLSLENGMITSIPGTRTIADGLRTSQPGDMTFPIVQKYLDDLVLVSENEIQHALFFVLERMKQLIEPSSAVAVAAVMFDKLGVRDKKIACVISGGNVDLRRLAELFPEK, from the coding sequence ATGATTACATTAAAAAATATCCAACATGCAGATGAACAAATCTCTGACATTATCAATGATACGCCAATCCTGAGTTCTACAGAGCTTTCTTCTATTTGCGGAAACAAGATCTTTTTAAAAAGTGAACATTTACAGAAAACGGGATCCTTTAAAATAAGAGGGGCAACGAATAAGGTAAAACAGGTTGTTAAAGAAGGGGCAACTTATGTGACTGCTGCTTCATCAGGAAATCACGGGCAGGCCGTTGCTTATATTGCAAATACGTTCGGGATTCCAGCGACAATTGTTGTGCCTGAAGATGCATCTGTAAGTAAAATGAAAGCCATTCAAGCATACAATGGAAAAATTAAAAAATGCGGAACAACCTCCGCTGAAAGAATACCCAAAGCTAAGGAACTGGCAGCGGAAAAGAAAGGTGTATTTATTCCTCCATATGATGATCCTTATATTATAGCCGGGCAAGGCACCGTAGGACTCGAGATATTGAAGGAAATAGATGATGTGGATATCGTGGTTGTTCCAGTTGGTGGCGGAGGTCTAATTTCCGGTATTTTAACTGCTATTAAACAAACGAAGCCGCACGTTAAAGTGATTGGAGTCGAACCGGAAATAGCTCATGATACATTCCTCTCACTTGAAAACGGGATGATAACATCAATTCCCGGTACAAGGACAATTGCTGATGGGTTACGAACAAGTCAACCCGGTGACATGACATTCCCAATCGTGCAAAAATACTTGGATGACCTAGTTTTAGTAAGTGAAAATGAGATCCAGCATGCACTATTTTTTGTTCTCGAAAGAATGAAGCAACTAATTGAGCCATCAAGCGCTGTGGCAGTGGCCGCTGTGATGTTTGATAAATTGGGCGTAAGAGACAAGAAAATAGCATGTGTCATCTCAGGTGGTAATGTGGATTTACGGAGGTTAGCAGAGCTATTTCCAGAGAAATGA
- a CDS encoding HD-GYP domain-containing protein, whose product MKRTPESLFENIAQDNEVLQMFRHHSLRVMYLSSILAKKIGCYDDDLRVAAFLHDIGKIGIAKEILLKPGKLTTMEKTIVESHSHIGNTIIRKELGRTRAAEFIRDHHEDWKGTGYPRRLMDEQISVQGRIIRICDSFDTMTYDIRNYKLTKMSYHEAFEELRRCSWIQFDGNLVETFIQLLIELEIPDSWYDTYNSTFMEKIYKEIENPADIL is encoded by the coding sequence ATGAAACGCACTCCAGAATCCCTTTTTGAGAATATTGCTCAGGACAATGAAGTATTACAAATGTTTAGACATCACTCTTTACGTGTTATGTATTTATCATCAATCCTGGCCAAAAAAATCGGTTGTTATGATGATGATTTAAGGGTTGCAGCATTTTTGCATGACATAGGCAAAATAGGTATTGCAAAAGAAATTTTATTAAAACCAGGTAAGCTGACTACCATGGAAAAAACGATTGTTGAAAGTCATTCCCACATTGGAAATACCATTATTCGAAAAGAGCTTGGAAGAACTCGTGCTGCAGAATTCATCAGGGATCATCATGAAGATTGGAAAGGAACCGGATACCCACGCCGATTGATGGACGAACAAATTTCTGTCCAAGGCCGAATTATTCGAATATGCGATTCTTTCGATACGATGACTTATGATATACGGAACTACAAGCTAACCAAAATGTCCTATCATGAGGCATTTGAAGAATTAAGAAGATGTTCCTGGATTCAGTTTGATGGTAATTTGGTAGAAACTTTTATTCAATTGTTGATTGAATTAGAAATTCCTGATTCCTGGTATGATACCTATAATTCAACATTCATGGAAAAAATATATAAAGAAATAGAAAATCCGGCAGATATTTTATAA
- a CDS encoding long-chain-fatty-acid--CoA ligase, producing the protein MFSALTPLDWKRRAVKYYPEKTAVIDGEKEFTYKEFGKRTDRLSVALNEAGIREGDHVAVMLPNTHYMLECFYGICQIGAAMVPLNYRLQAGDLEYIINHSDAKMLIVDEEFTGPIEEIVDSLSLEQIVVVSVPGQSTSLNGVDYEAFLQHTPEDKKPPEVEIDENQLLTINYTSGTTSKPKGVMLTHRGNYINAANFMFHLGVSHDDVYLHTLPMFHANGWGGVWAITATGGTHVCLRKVDPPLILDLFESKKISLLCGAPTVVNMLINDEKAKETNIKTSPRMATAGAPPAAALINNAQQILGLNMIHVYGLTETSPFILYCEWKKEFDSKTADEQATIKARQGIELAFNGETKVIHPDGEEVAWDGEELGEIITRGNVVMEGYYKDEEKTAAAIKDGWFYTGDLAVTYPDGFIEIRDRAKDLIISGGENISSTEVEGVLFKHPDIMEAAVIAIPDEKWGEVPKAVVVLHPNTNVTGEDIIAYCRDNMAHFKAPKAVEFVEALPKTATGKMQKYRLREMHWEGPKKVN; encoded by the coding sequence TTGTTTTCTGCATTAACACCATTGGACTGGAAGCGAAGGGCAGTGAAATACTACCCAGAAAAAACTGCTGTAATTGATGGTGAAAAAGAGTTTACGTATAAGGAATTTGGCAAGCGGACAGACCGGCTTTCTGTAGCCCTGAATGAGGCGGGTATACGGGAGGGTGATCACGTTGCAGTGATGCTTCCGAATACACATTATATGCTGGAGTGCTTTTATGGAATTTGCCAGATTGGTGCTGCAATGGTTCCGTTAAATTATCGTCTGCAGGCGGGGGATTTGGAGTACATCATTAATCACAGTGATGCGAAAATGCTGATTGTTGATGAGGAGTTCACTGGTCCGATTGAGGAGATCGTGGATAGCCTTTCATTGGAACAGATTGTTGTTGTATCGGTTCCGGGACAGTCGACGTCGTTAAATGGTGTGGATTATGAAGCTTTTCTTCAACATACTCCGGAAGATAAAAAACCTCCGGAAGTTGAAATAGACGAAAATCAACTGCTGACTATAAATTATACAAGCGGAACGACATCAAAGCCAAAAGGGGTGATGTTGACCCATCGAGGTAATTATATCAATGCGGCAAACTTTATGTTTCACCTTGGTGTTAGTCATGATGATGTTTATCTTCATACATTGCCGATGTTTCATGCGAATGGATGGGGTGGAGTTTGGGCCATTACGGCGACAGGAGGTACCCATGTATGCCTGCGCAAGGTAGACCCGCCGCTGATACTTGATTTATTTGAAAGTAAAAAAATCTCACTGTTGTGTGGTGCCCCAACAGTCGTTAATATGCTTATCAATGATGAGAAAGCCAAAGAAACAAATATCAAGACGAGCCCGCGTATGGCAACAGCAGGTGCACCACCGGCGGCTGCTCTGATTAATAATGCCCAGCAAATCCTGGGCCTGAATATGATTCATGTATATGGACTGACAGAAACTTCCCCATTTATTTTGTATTGTGAGTGGAAAAAAGAGTTCGATTCAAAAACAGCCGATGAACAGGCAACAATAAAGGCCAGACAAGGAATTGAGTTAGCTTTTAACGGGGAAACCAAAGTCATTCATCCGGATGGTGAAGAAGTCGCCTGGGATGGTGAAGAGCTAGGCGAAATTATTACCCGTGGAAATGTTGTGATGGAAGGGTATTACAAAGATGAAGAAAAGACTGCAGCTGCAATTAAGGATGGATGGTTTTATACCGGTGATCTGGCAGTTACTTATCCGGACGGGTTTATTGAAATCAGAGACCGTGCCAAGGATTTAATTATTTCCGGCGGTGAAAACATTTCCTCGACAGAAGTTGAAGGTGTGTTATTTAAGCATCCGGATATAATGGAAGCAGCTGTTATTGCAATTCCGGATGAAAAATGGGGAGAGGTTCCCAAGGCAGTTGTTGTGCTGCATCCAAATACGAATGTTACCGGGGAAGATATAATAGCATACTGCCGGGATAATATGGCGCACTTTAAAGCACCAAAGGCAGTAGAATTCGTGGAGGCTTTACCAAAAACAGCGACAGGAAAAATGCAAAAATATCGCTTGAGAGAGATGCACTGGGAAGGGCCGAAGAAAGTGAACTAG
- a CDS encoding YrrS family protein, with product MIFALILIVGANIVFGGNNTAEDEQNSNADGSGNNNQEEVTITDDENNEKQSDSTTSNEKDSGGQGEGESGKNENAIDRLEVEESDESENDENNDDTENDQRDNESNKDEEGPNPDKVGEPIGTSQTGEHTSSYERGSVDWNEKIKAIKMATGLDDGMTLWRLENGGGPQKAVGKVSPEGVQDWMYVVNLQWVDQKGWKVTSVDRQSR from the coding sequence GTGATCTTTGCTCTTATATTAATTGTTGGAGCAAACATTGTATTTGGCGGTAACAATACTGCTGAAGACGAGCAGAACAGCAATGCGGATGGCAGCGGTAATAACAATCAGGAAGAAGTTACAATCACTGATGATGAAAATAACGAGAAGCAATCTGATTCAACAACTTCCAATGAGAAAGACAGCGGCGGCCAGGGTGAAGGTGAATCAGGAAAGAATGAAAACGCGATTGACCGCCTGGAAGTTGAAGAAAGTGATGAATCTGAAAATGACGAAAACAACGATGACACAGAGAATGACCAACGTGATAATGAATCCAATAAGGACGAAGAAGGCCCGAATCCAGATAAGGTTGGCGAACCTATCGGCACTTCCCAGACCGGTGAGCATACATCCAGCTATGAAAGAGGTTCAGTCGACTGGAATGAAAAAATAAAAGCGATTAAAATGGCAACAGGACTGGATGATGGCATGACGCTTTGGCGGCTGGAAAATGGCGGCGGTCCGCAGAAAGCGGTCGGCAAAGTCAGTCCTGAAGGTGTTCAGGATTGGATGTATGTTGTCAATCTCCAATGGGTTGATCAAAAAGGCTGGAAAGTGACAAGTGTTGACAGACAAAGCCGGTAA
- a CDS encoding zinc-dependent alcohol dehydrogenase, with protein sequence MKSKNVVFSKKQVVELKEEQVPELKYGEVLCAAKKSLISIGTELSCLKGQYDKETYWEDFISYPFHPGYSMAAEVVRVGEGVTDLKPGDRISSWTEHQQYFTIHQDDAFLIPETVTDEEATWNTLARTTQLGVRRAELHLGETVGVVGLGMLGQLVVQYLRLMGARKIVAIDPVSSRLDMALDHGATHVINEDINDAAKKVEEITDGEMLDVVFDITGHPDVLAPSTLLLRKLGRLILLGDSTTPSLQHLGPRVVGDSISILGIHGMMYPQVGTEFNPWTAGKMASLFFDYLKQGRMKVSDLITSRCSPMEAPKVYEALLKDRTSEMGVVFDWGEVE encoded by the coding sequence TTGAAAAGCAAGAATGTGGTTTTTTCAAAAAAACAGGTAGTTGAACTAAAGGAAGAACAGGTTCCTGAGCTGAAGTATGGAGAAGTTTTATGTGCTGCAAAGAAATCATTAATAAGTATTGGTACTGAGCTTTCCTGTCTAAAAGGTCAATATGATAAGGAAACATATTGGGAAGATTTTATAAGTTATCCTTTCCATCCAGGGTACAGTATGGCTGCTGAAGTTGTGAGAGTAGGAGAAGGTGTTACCGATTTAAAGCCGGGAGATCGCATTTCATCCTGGACTGAACATCAGCAGTATTTTACGATTCATCAGGACGATGCTTTTTTAATACCTGAAACTGTTACAGATGAAGAGGCGACGTGGAATACACTGGCCAGAACTACCCAGCTTGGTGTCAGAAGAGCTGAACTTCACCTCGGTGAAACAGTCGGTGTAGTTGGTTTAGGAATGCTGGGTCAATTGGTCGTTCAATATCTCAGGCTAATGGGAGCCCGTAAAATTGTTGCAATTGATCCTGTCAGTTCGCGTTTGGACATGGCGTTAGACCATGGTGCAACACATGTCATAAATGAGGATATTAATGATGCTGCAAAAAAAGTAGAAGAGATAACGGATGGTGAAATGCTGGATGTTGTTTTTGATATAACAGGACATCCCGATGTTCTGGCGCCATCCACCTTGCTGTTAAGAAAGTTAGGCCGGCTGATATTATTGGGTGATAGTACGACCCCATCACTTCAGCATTTAGGTCCCCGTGTGGTAGGTGACTCGATATCAATCCTTGGTATCCATGGCATGATGTATCCTCAAGTGGGAACGGAATTTAACCCTTGGACAGCCGGGAAAATGGCTTCGTTATTTTTTGACTATTTGAAACAGGGGCGGATGAAGGTATCGGATTTAATTACAAGTCGTTGTTCGCCAATGGAGGCACCTAAAGTATATGAAGCTTTACTTAAAGATCGTACGTCGGAAATGGGAGTGGTTTTTGATTGGGGGGAGGTTGAATAA
- a CDS encoding copper homeostasis protein CutC gives MLEVIVQNKQEAVEAEKLGADRVELVSAIQEGGLTPSFGTLKQVLGTVRIPVQVMIRPHSYGYCYSAEDMEIIKADVQAVLDLGGNGIVFGGLNDDHTIDEEALKEIIQMAPQMDITFHRAFDEVASQEAAYRVLSKFKKHVKRILTSGGASNCEQGRVQLRNLVNLSKELDGPVIMPGSGLSPANIGDIHGVVGAKEYHFGKAVRVDSSFQKGFDAVDINQVMREIGC, from the coding sequence ATGCTGGAGGTTATCGTTCAGAATAAACAGGAAGCTGTTGAGGCAGAAAAACTTGGTGCTGACAGAGTTGAACTGGTATCTGCCATCCAGGAAGGCGGTCTGACACCGAGTTTTGGTACATTAAAGCAGGTGCTTGGGACCGTGAGAATACCGGTTCAAGTGATGATTCGTCCGCACAGTTACGGCTATTGCTATTCGGCGGAAGATATGGAAATAATTAAGGCTGACGTTCAGGCGGTCCTGGACTTGGGTGGGAACGGAATTGTGTTTGGAGGGTTGAATGACGATCATACGATAGATGAAGAGGCGCTGAAGGAAATCATACAAATGGCGCCACAGATGGATATTACGTTCCACCGGGCTTTCGATGAAGTTGCCTCGCAGGAAGCGGCGTATCGGGTGCTTTCGAAATTCAAGAAACATGTCAAACGTATTTTGACATCTGGTGGAGCGAGCAACTGTGAACAGGGTCGTGTGCAGCTTCGTAACCTTGTGAATTTGTCAAAAGAACTGGATGGCCCTGTAATCATGCCGGGGTCGGGTTTGTCACCGGCGAATATAGGAGACATTCATGGAGTAGTTGGAGCTAAGGAATACCATTTTGGCAAGGCGGTCAGGGTTGATAGTTCTTTTCAGAAAGGATTTGATGCGGTGGATATTAATCAAGTCATGAGGGAGATAGGTTGTTAG
- a CDS encoding MDR family MFS transporter, whose amino-acid sequence MAQAKLTHMQRRLIVAIALSAAFLSVLTQFLLITAFPKIMNEFDINSTEVQWLTTSYMLTIAVLIPVTAYFIDKFKTRSLMMSAMLLFFAGTAICLFAPSFPVLIAGRVIQGMGSGIMIPLMQTLLFLMYPREKRGYAMGIAGLVINVAPAVGPPISGIIINYFEWRSLFLLTLPIAAIIIVCIFLFMRNIAKQRNTEIDFLSIILSTIGFGGLLYGFTKVQEGAITADVTVTVLIVSALALGLFVFRQFRLPTPILELRVLKVPVFALISFVSILSFSLLISTETILPMYVQNAQQFSAFYGGLIVMPGALTLAVMSLLAGRLFDKYGGKIIAIIGFVLLCFSTLGFYLILGLDTPFVVTMVLFMVAMGGVALINMPIMTAGINALPDKLIPHGTAVINTARQFGGSLGLTFIISFISRAGSGNEVVVDPANYLTGVKNAFLVAFLFAVTGLFLSFFLKRQRETAESGG is encoded by the coding sequence ATGGCACAGGCAAAGCTGACGCACATGCAACGGCGGTTAATTGTAGCGATAGCATTATCGGCTGCTTTTTTATCTGTATTGACTCAATTTTTGCTCATTACGGCTTTTCCTAAAATCATGAATGAGTTTGATATTAACTCAACAGAAGTTCAATGGCTGACAACGAGCTATATGTTAACCATCGCTGTACTGATCCCGGTAACAGCTTATTTTATCGATAAATTTAAAACACGGTCGTTAATGATGAGTGCGATGCTTTTGTTTTTTGCAGGTACTGCCATCTGCCTGTTTGCGCCCTCGTTTCCTGTTCTGATAGCGGGACGTGTTATTCAGGGAATGGGTTCAGGCATTATGATTCCGTTAATGCAGACACTGTTGTTTCTAATGTATCCAAGGGAAAAAAGAGGATATGCGATGGGGATTGCCGGGCTGGTGATTAACGTTGCGCCAGCGGTTGGACCGCCGATTTCCGGTATTATCATTAACTATTTCGAATGGCGTTCATTATTTTTGCTAACCCTGCCGATTGCAGCAATTATTATCGTTTGTATATTCCTGTTTATGCGAAATATTGCGAAGCAGCGAAATACAGAGATTGACTTTTTATCCATTATTCTGTCCACGATTGGTTTTGGAGGCTTACTTTATGGTTTCACTAAAGTACAGGAAGGTGCAATTACAGCTGATGTGACAGTTACTGTTCTGATAGTGAGTGCTCTGGCGCTGGGGTTATTCGTATTCCGGCAGTTCCGGCTGCCAACACCAATTCTCGAACTTCGTGTGCTCAAAGTGCCTGTTTTTGCGCTGATTTCTTTTGTGTCCATTTTATCGTTCAGTTTACTTATATCCACCGAAACTATTTTGCCGATGTATGTGCAAAACGCTCAGCAATTCTCGGCGTTTTATGGCGGGCTGATTGTGATGCCCGGCGCCCTGACCCTCGCTGTTATGTCGCTTTTGGCAGGGAGGTTATTTGATAAATACGGTGGCAAAATAATCGCGATTATCGGATTTGTGCTGTTATGTTTCAGCACACTTGGATTTTATCTGATTTTGGGACTTGATACGCCGTTTGTTGTGACGATGGTCCTGTTCATGGTTGCCATGGGTGGTGTGGCATTGATTAATATGCCGATTATGACTGCCGGTATTAATGCATTGCCCGATAAACTGATTCCCCACGGAACTGCAGTGATCAATACGGCGCGCCAGTTCGGGGGCTCACTGGGGCTGACGTTTATTATTTCCTTTATCAGCAGAGCCGGTTCAGGGAATGAGGTAGTTGTAGACCCCGCCAACTATTTGACTGGTGTAAAAAATGCCTTTCTGGTTGCATTTTTGTTTGCTGTGACAGGATTATTCCTTTCGTTCTTTTTAAAAAGGCAGAGAGAGACTGCTGAGAGTGGCGGGTGA
- a CDS encoding Cof-type HAD-IIB family hydrolase — translation MTQSIIFFDLDNTLLDSEKEVPLSAKRAIQALQNEGHIVAIATGRTPFAFKHVLGELNINTYVSLNGQYVVYQGEVVYKNPLNTDALEKLTDFAMKRDHPVVYIDHEDWRSNKENDESVTNAIGTLKIPQDLTYDPEYYIGRDIYQALLFCTDGEESVYEKRFNEFDLIRWHPASVDVLPRGGSKAKGIEKIMERVRIAPEHIYAFGDGLNDIEMLKLVKNSVAMGNAEDVVKKAAKFVTKNADEDGIYYGLKMVGLLE, via the coding sequence ATGACACAAAGTATAATATTTTTTGACCTTGATAATACATTGCTTGATTCGGAAAAAGAAGTACCGCTTTCAGCTAAACGGGCGATTCAGGCGCTTCAAAATGAGGGTCACATTGTTGCAATTGCAACTGGCCGGACGCCATTTGCGTTCAAACATGTTCTGGGCGAACTGAACATTAATACATATGTATCACTTAATGGACAATATGTGGTTTATCAGGGCGAAGTGGTTTATAAAAACCCGCTGAACACAGATGCGTTGGAGAAGTTGACTGATTTTGCTATGAAGCGGGATCATCCAGTGGTTTATATTGACCATGAGGACTGGCGGTCAAATAAGGAAAATGACGAGTCTGTAACAAATGCGATTGGTACATTGAAAATCCCGCAAGATTTGACATATGATCCGGAATATTATATCGGCCGTGACATTTATCAGGCACTGCTTTTTTGCACGGATGGGGAAGAATCGGTTTACGAAAAGCGGTTCAATGAATTTGATCTTATCCGCTGGCATCCGGCTTCGGTTGATGTATTGCCACGCGGCGGTTCAAAGGCAAAAGGCATTGAAAAAATTATGGAACGGGTGAGAATTGCACCTGAACACATTTATGCATTTGGCGATGGTTTGAACGATATCGAAATGCTGAAGCTGGTGAAAAATAGTGTTGCGATGGGAAATGCAGAGGATGTAGTGAAAAAGGCAGCAAAATTTGTCACTAAAAATGCTGATGAGGATGGAATTTATTATGGATTAAAGATGGTTGGATTGCTGGAATAG